AATATTAGGAACTAGAGATATTACCAAGTTCCGTGATTAAAACAGTTAATCTTCAGCTATTGCTATATCGTCATCATCATCAAGATCGTAATCGCCAATACCGTCTTCTACACCCATTAGCGAATCTATTTCTTCTTCGTCATCTGGAAAATCCGGCTCGTGAACGTCACGCGCTATGAGACGACCATTGTATTGCAGCCAGTCTAGCAGGGAGGACTCTTGCTTTAATGGAATTACGACAGCTCGCTGGTTGCGGGGTTCTTCACGTAAAGGAGAATTCAACATAGCCACGAAGGAAGACAGAAAAAGGGTTAGGTAACTTGACAATTAGAGTCTATCACTTGATACGGACTAATTTAGTTATTCATTCAACTGGTTGGTTGAGAAATCCGTAATAGGATAGAAATTTTTTATTTAATAACCGTATGCCAAACGGAGGTGGGTTTTTAGCGATTTGTACGGCTCTATACAGTAGACATTATTATCTTGTTCATGCTGATAGTTCAATGAATAATTTTAGAGGTGAAAAGCGATGATTGGAAAAGCGGCCCTTATAGATGTGATCGCTGGTACAAATCGCGGTTTATTGGCAACTGACCTACAAAAACAAGCTATCTTAGCTGCGATCGCCAATTTGGAAGACCTTAATCCTACACCACGTCCAGTGGAAGCGAGCAA
This region of Nostoc sp. UHCC 0302 genomic DNA includes:
- a CDS encoding DUF3134 domain-containing protein; the encoded protein is MLNSPLREEPRNQRAVVIPLKQESSLLDWLQYNGRLIARDVHEPDFPDDEEEIDSLMGVEDGIGDYDLDDDDDIAIAED